gtgAGCAGGAATGCTCTGCAGGGGGATGGGCCCGGGCCCCCCACCACACACGGTTCCAGTTCACAGTCACACAGGTCAGTCTGTCCATCAGCAGCCCCTGGTGCCCCCAGGGCGCtgccatcccacccctgccagcccctggtgCCCCCAGCCAGGCGTGGGGGCCGGGGGCACAGCAGCATTAGAACACAGCATGGAAgagccagcagggcagagccccgggcagggcagagcccagggcagggcagagccccgggcagggctgggctgccccagtgccagcagcagctctgctgccttcagACTTCCTAAAAGGAGCAAGAACAGAAACGCCAAGCCCCGAGCCCAGGGTGGCCCCACGATGCACTCTGCAGAGGAGGTTATTGCTTTGCACAGCCCGGGCAggaagggcagggctggagcagagctgccggggctgagcccccccagagccccccagggcagccctcccctccctggggcagggcagggggagcagggccagccctgggcaATGTGGGGGTGTTTGAAAAGCCATGATAGCCCcggctgggggctcagcccagggagagagagagggggtgagggcagagctgctccacagccacTGCCCCAGGCCCTGTGGGAGGGGAGGGTCggccaggagcccccccagagGAGACATTCGGGGCCCCAGCACGATGCCAGCAGTCGGGAGGGGACAAGCCACAGGTGATTGTACATGGGGGGGCAggagcccccggccccgggagcagggagagccccggggcacagagggtggggcacagcagcccccgggctgggagcagagctgctccttccaGCTGCACCAGGAGCCAAACCCGGGCTGCAGGgacccccctccccaggcagcccaaGGGAAGGACACGTAGCAGCAAGAGAAGACATTGAAGAGGGGCCGGTGGCTCCGGGAGTGTAAACGAAGCTTTGGGGCTCCGAgggtgcagagctgggctgggagggggcagaCGCCTCTGGGATGGAGATTGTAAAAGCGacaagaggaggaggaggagcaggaggaggaggaggaaggaggtgATTATCTcgggagggcagggctgccccaggccGGGCTGAGGGGAGTGTGCGTGTGTGACAGGCGGGGCCGTGCGGGAGCTGCACTGACCCTCCCTGCGGCCCCGGGCAGCCTTTggcgctgccagcccagggcagagcccacaGGGGAGTCCCGGGTTCCTGAGCTCTGACTGAAAACCCGCGAGTCGCCTGAGCAGAGAGCGGGAGCGGCACCGAGGGCAGAGCCCCGGCGTGCCCCAGCCCCTAATACTGgtacaaaaaccccaaacccagcaggaaAACCTCACCCGCGCCGTGCCAGCCCCGCGGGGGCCCGAGGGGACGGTGGCCTTCCCCCGGGAGCCGCTGGGAGCCAGAGCAGGAGAGAAAAGGCCCCTCCCGGGCTCGCCTCAGGCAGGAGAGCCGGGGCACGGGCGGGGACGGGCACGGGGGTGTGgtggggggtgctgggggccATGGCTTCCGTTGGCGGCGGGCGGGTCACAGGGACAGGCGCTGGCCTCGGCACCCTGCCCTGCGACAGTCCCCAGGGGCTCGGCTCAGATCCGGGGCAGCAGCTTCTCGATGAACTCCTTCACCGCCAGCATCTCCTGCGGGCAGTGCACGGGGCCCGTCACACCGGGGCtccggggcagggcagggcaccgGGAACGggcccggggcagggcagggcagggcaccgGGAACGGCCCCGGGAACGGCCCCGGGAacggccccgggcagggctgggccccgGGAAcggccccggggcagggctgggccccgGGAAcggccccggggcagggctgggccccgGGAAcggccccggggcagggctgggccccgGGAACGGCctcggggcagggctgggcaccgGGAACGGCCCCGGGAACGGCCCCGGGGCTCTGCACCTCCCCAGGAGTCAGGATGGGGCACaagggctctgcagcctcccagaACAAGTCAGGAACAGATAGACCTCGTGTGTTCCCCACCCTGCCcgggaccaaaagatgccaaaggaaagggacccacaaggaccatCCAGCCCGGCCCAGACCCCTcaccaaccccaccctgggcgcCCCTGTCCAacctctcctggagctctggcagccttggggccgtgcccattccctggcagcctgggcactgccagcaccctcAGGgaaagaacctttccctgaatccatcccagccctcccctgacacagctcccgGCCATTCCCACGGGCCCATCGCTGATCAGCACCCAGGGGTGCCACCCCCTCCCTCCACGCCCAGCACTGACCTGAGGACAGGAACTGTGCATCACTCCGGGGTAGGTTTTGAACTGCACCTTGGTGGGGGTGACCACAGACTTGAGCTTCTCGGCCGTGAGGGCCCCGAAGCGCACGGGGATCATGGGGTCCAGCTCCCCGTGGCACTGCAGGATGGCAATGTCCTTGTTCACGCCGTTGCTCGCCGCCTGCCGCGGGGAGGGGACACTCAGCCAGGGGACACCAACGGTGCTTCGTGTCCCCAGCAcgagccagcagctccctcctcGTGGGGGAGGGCTGCCGAGGAGCATCCCCGGGCCGGGGGTACCTGTGGGAAGGCCTTGTGCAGAgggagccagcagctgagcGCCACGATGCCGGCCAGCTGGTGCTGGCAGGTGAGAGCCGTGTACAGCGACAAGGCACCGCCCTGCAGGGGACACGCCGTCAGGGTGGGTCCATGGGGCATGCAGGGACACCCTGAGGGCCAGCTCACAGCCAGCCCGCCCTCTGTGACAGCAGGAACGGGGGTCCCTCACCTGTGAGAAGCCCCCCAGGATGATGCGGTTGGGGGGGATCCCGTTCTTCATCTCGTGCTCAATGATTGCTTTAACTGGAAGGAGATGGAGAAATGGCTCGGGAGGGGGAAAAGGCTCAAAAGCATCACCCCGTGCTTCAGGGGGCACATCAGGGACAGGGAGGTGCCAGAGATGCCAGGGGAAGGTTTGCTGGGATCACAGGAGAGCAGAAACAAGGGAGAGGTGGAAGGAAGACAGCTGCTCCATCACGGGAGGAGAGGCACACAGCAGCTCACCACCTCCCCTCAGAGCTCCTTACTGCTTTCTGCAGCTTTCTTGATCCCAGCTTCATCCTCAGGTGCATCTGGAGTCAATCCCATCAGGTCAAACctgggggaagcagcagggtcAGCCAAACCCTCTCCCAGCACCctgagggtggggaggcaggagctgggggtgctctgcccttccctgacCCCACAGGGGGGATTTTGTGCCCCcattcctccctctccccacccagcccaAAGCACTGACCAGGAGGGCATGACCATCTTCATGTTGAGGGTCACCGGGATCCGGGGCCTGTGGAGGAACATTTTGGgtggctgagctcagctctgaGGGGAGCAGGAAGGCTGGCACCTCtccccctcctgcctgcccaggggtGCACAGGGAGCTCCAGAGCCTTTGtccttctctccctgcagccaccaggGATAAGCAAGACGGGAAGGCAAAGAAGAGAGCCCGTGGTGCTGCTCACtctgtgggagcagctctgccatggcagcagagcccgcctggctgggcagccctgctgggcccaggcctccccagcagcctgggcacctcagggcccCCCAGAAGCCCCCCAGGAAACCCCCCAGGGCAGCACTTACGCGTGAGGGCAGATGTACTTCACGTAGGGGAGGCGGATGGAGGAGAGAGCATcggcccagctgtgcctggggaggGACAGGAGATGAGCCCAGGCCTTGTCCCAGCCAttctcccaaggctgctgccccccagcccctcccctgAGCTTATTTACCCACCCCACCAGCCTGAGCCCCCCTGAAGCCCCCCCAGCACTGATCCCATCTGAGGggagcacacagagctgcaggcagggaggacaGGGAGGAGGGGATGGCTGGACAGGGAGGAGGGGATCTCCTGGACAGGGAGGAGGGGATGGCTGGACAGGGAGGAGCCCTTTGTCACCACCACGGGACCTTGCAGAGCAGAGATGCCCCGgtgcaggcccagccctgccaaggcctggggAAGCTGCAGTGCTTATCAGCAATCCCTGAAGGCAGCACAAAATCCACCCTCGGGGGGTGGGCCAGGCTGCTGGGATCATAAATATTCAAGAgcagacagctgccagcagcaattCCCTGCCGttccctgccaggctggtgcaGGAAGGGCTGCAGACCCCAGCCCAAAGCTCCTGGAGATGCCCcaagggaaagcagcagcaaaaggcTGGGACCTGCAGCTGGCACACCACACATCCagccagagccagctgcagggacactcaccCCGTGTCTCCAAGGCCATGGAGGAAAATGACCTGTTaaacagagaaggaagagaattAGCTGGTGTGAGAGTCACagggggcagggcagggctgggctggcagggagggagggggcaAATGGACACTTAGTCACCAACTCCAGGAGGCTCCAATTAGCgtggagcagggatgggtgggtCAGGGGTGTGCTGTCATCCTGCCACGGGCAGGTCCCAactgctctgcacagcaca
Above is a genomic segment from Passer domesticus isolate bPasDom1 chromosome 24, bPasDom1.hap1, whole genome shotgun sequence containing:
- the LYPLA2 gene encoding acyl-protein thioesterase 2, producing the protein MCGNNMSVPLLADAVTVSGAERETAAVIFLHGLGDTGHSWADALSSIRLPYVKYICPHAPRIPVTLNMKMVMPSWFDLMGLTPDAPEDEAGIKKAAESIKAIIEHEMKNGIPPNRIILGGFSQGGALSLYTALTCQHQLAGIVALSCWLPLHKAFPQAASNGVNKDIAILQCHGELDPMIPVRFGALTAEKLKSVVTPTKVQFKTYPGVMHSSCPQEMLAVKEFIEKLLPRI